A stretch of Exiguobacterium sp. BMC-KP DNA encodes these proteins:
- a CDS encoding class I SAM-dependent methyltransferase produces MKEQSRINKQAWEYRAYEFWEKRDGTPAEYAAIIKVNPAAMLKKHRHYFEDVAGKTIANICGSNGRKAVPLALLGADVTVFDISEENATYALELADHAETKIEYIVGDVYEIDLERYSDTFDILYLEGGILHYFADLERFLQILFTMLKSGGQLILSDFHPVGRWINADLTYRPRYFDQAVQADDLAYKRHFTDHEQGDFPDVSVRYFTLSEILNGVIKTRFTLQQFDEHRGWNGENIPKEFTILATKPFEGRNV; encoded by the coding sequence ATGAAGGAGCAAAGTCGAATCAACAAACAAGCTTGGGAGTACCGAGCATATGAGTTTTGGGAGAAACGTGACGGAACACCGGCAGAATATGCTGCCATCATCAAAGTAAATCCCGCAGCAATGCTGAAGAAACACCGGCATTATTTCGAAGACGTCGCGGGGAAGACGATTGCGAACATCTGCGGTTCAAATGGACGAAAAGCCGTTCCGTTGGCGTTACTCGGGGCAGACGTCACGGTGTTCGATATCTCAGAGGAGAATGCTACGTACGCACTTGAACTAGCGGACCACGCTGAGACGAAAATCGAGTACATTGTCGGGGATGTTTATGAAATCGACCTTGAGCGATACAGCGATACGTTTGATATCCTCTACTTAGAAGGCGGCATCTTACATTACTTTGCTGATCTAGAGCGTTTCTTACAGATTCTCTTTACGATGTTAAAGTCCGGTGGTCAGCTGATCCTCAGTGATTTTCATCCGGTCGGACGCTGGATTAATGCGGATCTGACGTATCGACCGCGTTACTTCGATCAAGCTGTGCAAGCTGATGACTTGGCGTACAAACGGCACTTTACGGATCATGAACAAGGTGATTTTCCAGATGTGTCTGTCCGCTATTTTACACTAAGTGAAATTCTAAACGGCGTCATCAAGACGCGATTCACATTGCAACAGTTCGACGAGCATCGCGGCTGGAACGGTGAGAACATTCCGAAAGAGTTCACGATACTTGCAACCAAACCATTCGAAGGGAGAAATGTCTGA
- the prfB gene encoding peptide chain release factor 2, translated as MELAEIRNTAEWMEKKLDEYKASLDLESKIARIEELENEMTYPDFWNNQESAQKVIDESNGLKAMVDKYKELEAGHENVALTYELIKEEPDADLQEELESELGDLKKKFEDFELQILLNGEYDANNAILELHPGAGGTESQDWASMLLRMYQRFCDKQGWKVETMDYQPGDEAGVKSVTLRIQGHNAYGYLKAEKGIHRLVRISPFDSSGRRHTSFVSCDVMPEFNDDIDIEVRTEDLRIDTYRASGAGGQHINTTDSAVRITHVPTGVVVSCQQERSQIKNREAAMKMLKAKLYQREIEEQQKKLDEIRGEKSDIAWGSQIRSYVFHPYSMVKDHRTNYEVGNTQGAMDGDIMGFIDAYLRLMNM; from the coding sequence ATGGAATTAGCAGAAATTCGCAACACCGCCGAGTGGATGGAAAAGAAACTCGACGAATATAAGGCATCACTTGACCTCGAATCGAAGATTGCTCGGATCGAAGAACTTGAAAACGAGATGACGTACCCAGACTTCTGGAACAACCAGGAATCAGCACAAAAAGTCATCGATGAGTCGAACGGCTTAAAAGCGATGGTCGACAAATACAAGGAACTTGAAGCAGGTCACGAGAACGTCGCTTTGACGTACGAATTGATCAAGGAAGAGCCGGATGCGGATCTTCAAGAAGAGCTCGAGTCAGAACTCGGCGACCTCAAGAAGAAGTTCGAAGACTTCGAACTTCAAATCCTCTTAAACGGAGAATATGACGCGAACAACGCGATCCTCGAGTTACACCCAGGTGCGGGTGGGACCGAGTCGCAAGACTGGGCATCGATGTTGCTCCGGATGTACCAACGTTTCTGCGACAAGCAGGGCTGGAAAGTCGAAACGATGGATTATCAACCAGGTGATGAAGCCGGTGTCAAATCGGTCACGCTTCGTATTCAAGGGCACAATGCCTATGGATACTTAAAAGCCGAAAAAGGGATCCATCGTTTAGTCCGGATCTCACCGTTTGACTCATCAGGTCGTCGTCATACATCGTTCGTCTCGTGTGACGTCATGCCAGAATTCAACGATGACATCGATATCGAAGTCCGTACGGAAGACTTACGGATCGATACGTACCGTGCCTCTGGTGCGGGTGGTCAGCACATCAATACGACGGACTCGGCTGTCCGGATCACACACGTTCCAACAGGTGTCGTCGTCTCATGTCAACAAGAACGTTCGCAGATCAAAAACCGTGAAGCGGCGATGAAGATGTTGAAAGCGAAACTCTATCAACGTGAAATCGAAGAGCAACAAAAGAAACTCGACGAAATCCGTGGTGAAAAGTCGGATATCGCGTGGGGTAGCCAAATCCGTTCGTACGTCTTCCACCCATACAGCATGGTCAAGGATCACCGGACGAACTATGAAGTCGGGAACACACAAGGGGCAATGGATGGCGACATCATGGGCTTCATCGATGCGTACCTCCGTCTCATGAATATGTAA
- the secA gene encoding preprotein translocase subunit SecA has protein sequence MANFLKELFAPTKRVLKKAEKAADAVEAFETQIGALSDQELEGKVVEFRERLANGEDLDDILPEAFAVCREVSTRVLGMRHYRVQLIGGYVLHNGDIAEMKTGEGKTLVATLPVYLNALAGNGVHVVTVNEYLAKRDRDIMEPLYAALGLSVGLNLSSMSRQEKQAAYSCDITYGTNNEFGFDYLRDNMVLYKEDRVQRPLSYAVVDEVDSILVDEARTPLIISGSAEKSTALYSQADTFAKIMKADEDYTVDIKTKSVLLTEQGIDRAEKYFGIDNLFGLDHVSLNHHLSLALRANAVMHRDVDYMVREDEVMIIDQFTGRVMEGRRYSEGLHQAIEAKEGVEIQRESMTLATITYQNFFRMYTKLAGMTGTAKTEEEEFRNIYNMHVVPVPTNKPVVRNDMPDLIFKTMNGKFAAVADEIERAHREGQPVLVGTVAVETSELLSNILKKRGIRHEVLNAKNHAREAEIIENAGQANSVTIATNMAGRGTDIKLGEGVLDKGGLFILGTERHESRRIDNQLRGRAGRQGDPGASQFYLSLEDELMRRFGSDSLQSMMDRLGMDDSQPIESRMVSRAVESAQKRVEGNNFDARKQVLGYDNVMADQRKVMYADRAAILDAGSVSDIVRPMIESTIEAGVHQYTPVEFVPEEWSIGALAEWANQTLAIEEKITESDLFGKEREEIIELLKERTFAHYEHKRSEVPAEAFDEFEKVIVLRAVDQHWMNHIDQMDQLREGIHLRAYGQNDPLREYQSEGSMMFDAMNAAIAEEVTQFVLRADLDPNLKREKVVQDEVAVSGKEDKAVKKKPVRKNPNDQIGRNDPCWCGSGKKYKNCHGRQA, from the coding sequence ATGGCTAATTTTCTTAAAGAATTATTTGCACCAACGAAACGTGTCCTGAAGAAAGCCGAAAAAGCAGCAGATGCTGTGGAAGCATTCGAGACACAAATCGGTGCGTTATCGGATCAAGAACTCGAAGGAAAAGTCGTTGAATTCCGTGAGCGTCTCGCTAACGGAGAAGACTTAGATGATATTTTACCGGAAGCTTTCGCTGTCTGTCGCGAAGTGTCGACACGTGTTCTCGGCATGCGCCACTACCGCGTTCAGTTGATCGGTGGATATGTCCTGCACAACGGTGACATCGCCGAAATGAAGACCGGGGAAGGTAAGACACTCGTCGCGACTCTCCCTGTATATTTGAATGCCCTCGCTGGCAACGGCGTTCACGTCGTTACCGTCAACGAATATCTCGCAAAACGTGACCGTGACATTATGGAGCCTCTTTACGCGGCACTTGGTCTATCGGTCGGCTTGAACCTCTCAAGCATGTCGCGTCAAGAAAAACAAGCAGCCTACAGCTGTGACATCACGTACGGAACAAACAACGAGTTCGGTTTTGACTACTTGCGTGACAACATGGTCCTTTATAAAGAAGACCGTGTTCAACGGCCGCTTAGTTACGCCGTCGTCGATGAAGTCGACTCGATCCTCGTCGATGAAGCACGGACTCCGCTCATCATCTCAGGGTCGGCTGAAAAATCGACAGCACTCTATTCGCAAGCGGATACGTTCGCGAAAATCATGAAGGCAGATGAAGACTACACGGTCGACATCAAAACGAAGAGTGTCTTGTTGACAGAGCAAGGGATCGACCGTGCTGAGAAATACTTCGGTATCGATAACTTGTTTGGTCTCGATCACGTCTCACTTAACCATCACTTGAGTCTTGCACTTCGGGCGAACGCCGTCATGCACCGCGACGTCGACTATATGGTCCGCGAAGACGAAGTCATGATCATCGACCAGTTCACAGGTCGTGTCATGGAAGGTCGTCGTTACTCAGAAGGCTTACACCAAGCGATCGAAGCGAAGGAAGGCGTCGAGATTCAACGCGAATCGATGACCCTTGCGACGATCACGTATCAAAACTTCTTCCGGATGTACACGAAGCTTGCTGGGATGACCGGTACAGCGAAGACGGAGGAAGAAGAGTTCCGTAATATCTACAACATGCACGTCGTACCGGTTCCGACGAACAAACCGGTCGTCCGAAATGATATGCCAGACTTGATCTTCAAGACGATGAACGGGAAGTTCGCTGCCGTTGCGGACGAAATCGAACGTGCCCACCGCGAAGGACAACCCGTTCTCGTTGGTACGGTTGCCGTTGAGACGTCTGAGTTACTCAGTAACATCCTTAAGAAACGTGGCATCCGTCACGAAGTCTTGAACGCGAAGAACCATGCGCGTGAAGCAGAAATCATCGAGAACGCCGGTCAAGCGAACTCGGTTACGATCGCAACGAACATGGCCGGTCGTGGTACCGACATCAAGCTTGGTGAAGGTGTCTTAGATAAAGGTGGTCTCTTCATTCTCGGGACAGAGCGTCACGAATCACGCCGGATCGATAACCAGCTCCGTGGTCGTGCTGGTCGTCAAGGAGACCCAGGGGCATCACAATTCTATCTATCACTGGAAGATGAATTGATGCGTCGTTTTGGTTCAGACTCCTTGCAGTCAATGATGGACCGTCTCGGGATGGATGATTCGCAACCGATCGAGAGCCGGATGGTGTCTCGTGCTGTTGAATCTGCTCAAAAACGGGTCGAAGGAAATAACTTTGATGCACGGAAACAAGTTCTCGGATACGATAACGTCATGGCAGACCAACGGAAAGTCATGTATGCTGACCGGGCAGCGATTCTTGATGCCGGTTCAGTGTCAGATATCGTCCGTCCGATGATCGAATCAACGATCGAAGCGGGCGTCCATCAATATACGCCGGTCGAGTTCGTACCGGAAGAGTGGAGCATCGGTGCGCTTGCAGAGTGGGCAAACCAAACGCTTGCGATCGAAGAGAAGATCACGGAAAGCGACCTCTTCGGAAAAGAACGCGAAGAAATCATCGAGTTGCTCAAAGAGCGTACATTCGCACACTACGAGCACAAACGGTCAGAAGTGCCGGCCGAAGCATTCGATGAGTTCGAAAAAGTCATCGTCCTTCGTGCTGTTGACCAACACTGGATGAACCACATCGATCAGATGGATCAACTCCGTGAAGGGATTCACCTCCGGGCGTACGGTCAAAACGATCCGCTCCGTGAATACCAATCGGAAGGTTCGATGATGTTTGATGCGATGAACGCTGCGATCGCAGAAGAAGTGACGCAATTTGTCCTTCGTGCGGATCTCGATCCGAACCTCAAACGCGAAAAAGTCGTCCAAGACGAAGTCGCGGTTTCCGGTAAGGAAGACAAAGCAGTCAAGAAAAAACCAGTCCGGAAAAATCCAAACGACCAAATCGGACGAAACGATCCGTGCTGGTGTGGATCCGGTAAGAAATATAAGAACTGTCACGGCCGTCAGGCATAA